A window of the Helianthus annuus cultivar XRQ/B chromosome 4, HanXRQr2.0-SUNRISE, whole genome shotgun sequence genome harbors these coding sequences:
- the LOC110937454 gene encoding serine/threonine-protein phosphatase 6 regulatory subunit 3, which translates to MFWRMTGLSTTSPVDTILDKENFTLEELLDEDEIIQECKALNNRLINFLRERTQVEQLVRYIVEEPPEDAEKGRTFKFPFIACEIFTCEVDIILKALVEDEELMNMLFSFLDPEQPHSTLLAGYFSKVVVCLLLRKTVSLMNYIQAHQDIIKKLVDLIGITSIMEVLIRLIGADEHLYTSYVDSMQWLEDTDVLEMIVDKFSSTDCPEVHANAAEALCAITRYAPPGLAAKISSPSFVTRLFRHALEDSRPKSVLVHSLSVCISLLDPKRQTSGTYYIYNRQSTPGSVVTAKPETVEGMLESLGSLLKLLEVSAEESVLFTTYGKLQPPLGKNRLKIIEFISVLMTVSSEAAEKELIRLGALIRIIELFFEYPYNNFIHHHIEQIIDSCLESKNVSLIQHILEDCHLIRKILDAEKNCVLDADPKNPTLPADGRRPPRIGNVGHMTRIANKLIEQGANITYIESYLQGDSEWVEWHTGVLTKRNALENVYQWACGRPTSLHDRGRDSDDDDYQDRDYDVAALANNLSQAFRYGIYENDDNDEAHGSLERDDEDVYFDDESAEVVISSLRLGDDQESGSLFTNSNWFAFEEERVVHEQSTSAVVSQSPDTDATIDNKDVDSGDEVTSNENDKDLVDSATSESLESKPGPDDTAIRKSTDESTPNESDKPPEWIEWRESESVQPEPQIETAVKITELTDSLPNGNLEVTSTADIAGDGPNKAEVSPPSSTTDKSEAVADSGGKTDVGGNPAEK; encoded by the exons ATGTTTTGGCGTATGACCGGCTTGTCCACTACGTCTCCG GTGGACACAATATTGGACAAGGAAAATTTTACTCTGGAGGAGCTTCTAGATGAGGATGAAATAATCCAGGAATGCAAAGCTCTTAATAACCGGCTTATCAATTT TTTGAGGGAAAGGACCCAGGTTGAACAACTTGTTCGGTACATAGTGGAAGAACCTCCAGAAGATGCTGAAAAGGGGCGAACTTTTAA GTTCCCTTTTATTGCTTGTGAGATCTTTACATGTGAAGTCGATATCATTCTCAAAGCCTTGGTGGAGGATGAGGAG TTGATGAACATGCTATTCTCCTTCCTTGATCCAGAACAGCCTCATAGTACTCTTCTGGCTGGCTATTTCAGCAAA gtTGTTGTATGCCTGCTGTTGCGGAAAACAGTTTCCTTAATGAACTATATCCAA GCTCATCAGGATATTATCAAAAAGCTGGTTGACCTGATAGGAATTACATCAATCATGGAG GTTCTTATTCGACTGATTGGCGCTGATGAACATCTTTACACGAGTTATGTAGATTCAATGCAGTGGCTAGAAGATACAGATGTGTTGGAGATGATTGTTGATAAGTTTAGCTCCACA GATTGTCCTGAAGTGCATGCCAATGCAGCCGAAGCACTTTGTGCTATAACGAGATATGCTCCCCCAGGACTGGCTGCCAAAATATCCAGCCCAAG TTTTGTAACAAGATTATTTCGTCACGCTTTGGAGGACTCACGGCCAAAATCAGTTTTAGTCCATTCATTGTCTGTGTGCATATCTTTATTGGATCCTAAGAGACAGACCTCAGGGACGTATTACATTTACAACCGGCAATCGACACCTGGATCTGTAGTCACTGCAAAACCCGAGACTGTGGAAGGCATGTTGGAGAGCCTAG GGAGTTTGTTAAAGCTCTTGGAGGTTTCGGCAGAAGAAAGTGTTTTGTTTACAACATATGGAAAGCTGCAGCCACCACTTGGGAAAAATCGACTAAAG ATTATCGAATTCATCTCAGTCCTAATGACTGTTAGTAGCGAAGCTGCTGAAAAGGAGTTGATTCGCCTTGGTGCCTTAATACGTATTATAGAATTATTTTTTGA GTATCCATACAATAACTTCATTCATCACCACATTGAACAAATAATAGATTCTTGCCTTGAGAGCAAGAACGTTTCCCTCATTCAACATATTCTTGAAGATTGTCATCTTATCAGGAAAATTCTTGATGCTGAGAAGAATTGTGTGCTGGATGCTGATCCAAAGAAT CCAACACTCCCTGCAGATGGAAGAAGGCCACCTAGGATAGGTAATGTTGGGCACATGACACGTATAGCAAACAAACTTATTGAACAAGGGGCTAATATCACTTACATAGAGTCATATTTGCAG GGTGACAGTGAATGGGTAGAGTGGCATACAGGTGTACTTACCAAGCGCAATGCACTTGAAAATGTGTACCAGTGGGCGTGCGG GAGACCAACTTCACTCCATGACCGTGGTAGAGATAGCGATGACGATGATTACCAAGATAGAGACTATGACGTGGCAGCTTTAGCCAATAACTTAAGCCAAGCTTTCCGATACGGTATATATGAAAATGACGATAATGATGAG GCTCATGGCTCACTGGAAAGAGATGATGAG GATGTCTACTTTGATGATGAATCTGCTGAAGTGGTTATATCTTCACTTCGGCTAGGAGATGACCAAGAAAG TGGGTCGCTTTTCACAAATTCAAACTGGTTTGCTTTTGAGGAGGAGAGGGTGGTTCATGAACAATCAACCAGTGCGGTTGTATCTCAGTCACCAGACACCGACGCTACTATTGACAACAAAGATGTCGATAGCGGTGATGAGGTTACTTCTAACGAAAACGACAAAGACTTGGTCGATTCTGCAACTTCGGAGTCCCTTGAGTCAAAACCTGGCCCAGATGACACTGCTATCAGGAAATCAACCGATGAGTCAACACCAAATGAGAGCGATAAGCCACCAGAATGGATCGAATGGAGAGAATCAGAATCAGTCCAACCAGAACCACAGATTGAAACAGCGGTTAAGATCACTGAGTTAACTGATAGCCTCCCGAATGGTAATCTTGAAGTGACTTCAACGGCTGATATTGCTGGTGACGGTCCTAACAAAGCGGAGGTTTCTCCACCATCTTCTACCACTGACAAGTCGGAGGCGGTGGCAGACAGTGGCGGCAAAACTGATGTTGGAGGAAACCCAGCCGAAAAATAA